A window of the Bacteroides thetaiotaomicron VPI-5482 genome harbors these coding sequences:
- a CDS encoding M20 family metallo-hydrolase, with protein MKYDIPTMTAEAVSLLKSLISIPSISREETQAADFLQNYIEAEGMQTGRKGNNVWCLSPMFDLKKPTILLNSHIDTVKPVNGWRKDPFTPREENGKLYGLGSNDAGASVVSLLQVFLQLCRTSQNYNLIYLASCEEEVSGKEGIESVLPGLPPVSFAIVGEPTEMQPAIAEKGLMVLDVTATGKAGHAARDEGDNAIYKVLNDIAWFRDYRFEKESPLLGPVKMSVTVINAGTQHNVVPDKCTFVVDIRSNELYSNEDLFAEIRKHIACDAKARSFRLNSSRIDEKHPFVQKAVKMGRIPFGSPTLSDQALMSFASVKIGPGRSSRSHTAEEYIMLKEIEEAIGIYLDLLDGLKL; from the coding sequence ATGAAATACGATATTCCAACCATGACAGCCGAAGCTGTAAGCCTGTTGAAATCACTAATCAGCATTCCGTCCATCAGTCGGGAAGAGACGCAAGCCGCTGATTTCCTGCAAAATTATATCGAAGCCGAAGGGATGCAGACCGGACGCAAGGGAAACAATGTTTGGTGCCTCAGTCCTATGTTCGACCTTAAAAAGCCGACAATCCTGCTCAATTCTCATATCGACACGGTAAAACCCGTAAATGGCTGGCGCAAAGACCCTTTCACACCCCGCGAGGAAAACGGTAAATTATACGGATTGGGCAGTAACGACGCCGGAGCCAGTGTTGTTTCGCTCTTACAGGTGTTCCTGCAACTATGTCGCACTTCTCAAAATTACAATCTCATCTATCTGGCTTCCTGCGAAGAAGAAGTTTCGGGTAAGGAGGGAATTGAAAGTGTATTACCGGGGTTACCCCCTGTTTCATTCGCTATCGTAGGCGAACCTACGGAGATGCAACCTGCCATTGCCGAAAAGGGGTTGATGGTACTGGATGTAACTGCTACGGGAAAAGCCGGACATGCCGCACGCGATGAAGGAGATAATGCCATTTATAAGGTATTGAACGATATCGCCTGGTTCCGTGATTATCGTTTCGAGAAAGAATCACCTTTACTCGGACCGGTAAAAATGAGCGTTACGGTCATCAATGCAGGCACTCAGCACAATGTAGTTCCCGATAAATGTACATTTGTTGTTGATATCCGAAGCAACGAACTTTACTCCAACGAAGATTTATTTGCAGAGATCAGAAAGCATATAGCCTGCGATGCGAAAGCCCGCTCGTTCCGCCTCAACTCTTCACGAATTGATGAGAAACATCCGTTCGTACAGAAAGCGGTGAAGATGGGACGCATACCTTTCGGTTCCCCGACTTTGTCAGATCAGGCATTGATGTCCTTTGCGTCGGTAAAGATCGGTCCGGGACGCTCTTCACGTTCACATACAGCCGAAGAGTATATTATGCTGAAAGAGATAGAAGAGG
- a CDS encoding AMP-dependent synthetase/ligase yields MTYHHLSVLVHRQAEKYGDRVALRYRDYETAQWIPITWNQFSGTVRQAANAFVALGVEEQENIGIFSQNKPEWFYVDFGAFANRGVTIPFYATSSPAQAQYIINDAQIRYLFVGEQYQYDSAFSIFGFCSSLQQLIIFDRSVVKDPRDVSSIYFDEFMAMGEGLPHNEVVEERTARASYDDLANILYTSGTTGEPKGVMLHHSCYLEQFHTHDERLTTMTDKDVSMNFLPLTHVFEKAWCYLCIHKGVQICINLRPADIQTTIKEIRPTLMCSVPRFWEKVYAGVQEKINETTGLKKALMLDAIKVGRIHNLDYLRLGKTPPVMNQLKYKFYEKTIYSLLKKTIGIENGNFFPTAGAAVPDEINEFVHSVGINMVVGYGLTESTATVSCTLPVGYDIGSVGVVLPGLEVKIGEDNEILLRGKSITKGYYKKAEATAAAIDADGWFHTGDAGYFKNGQLFLTERIKDLFKTSNGKYIAPQALETKLVIDRYIDQIAIIADQRKFVSALIVPVYGFVKDYAKEKGIEYKDMAELLQHPKIVGLFRARIETLQQQFAHYEQIKRFTLLPEPFSMERGELTNTLKLKRSVVSENYKELIEKMYEE; encoded by the coding sequence ATGACTTATCATCATTTATCTGTCTTGGTCCACCGTCAGGCTGAAAAGTATGGCGACAGGGTAGCATTGAGATACCGCGACTATGAGACAGCACAATGGATTCCGATTACCTGGAATCAATTCTCCGGAACTGTACGACAGGCTGCTAATGCTTTCGTTGCGCTAGGAGTGGAGGAACAAGAGAATATCGGTATTTTTTCACAGAATAAACCTGAATGGTTCTATGTCGATTTCGGCGCATTTGCCAATCGTGGGGTTACTATTCCGTTCTATGCAACGAGTTCACCCGCACAGGCACAATACATTATCAACGATGCGCAAATCCGTTATCTTTTTGTAGGCGAACAGTATCAGTATGATTCTGCATTCAGCATCTTCGGCTTTTGTTCCTCGTTACAACAACTGATTATTTTCGATCGTTCGGTAGTAAAAGACCCGCGTGATGTCTCTTCCATCTATTTTGATGAGTTTATGGCAATGGGCGAAGGATTGCCGCATAATGAGGTGGTGGAAGAACGTACCGCACGTGCTTCTTACGATGATCTGGCTAACATCCTTTATACTTCCGGTACGACGGGAGAGCCGAAGGGAGTAATGTTGCATCATTCGTGCTATCTGGAGCAGTTCCATACGCATGACGAGCGTCTGACGACAATGACCGACAAGGACGTTTCTATGAACTTCCTTCCGTTGACACACGTATTCGAGAAGGCATGGTGCTATCTTTGTATTCATAAAGGAGTACAGATCTGCATCAATCTTCGTCCGGCAGATATCCAGACAACCATTAAAGAAATTCGTCCGACACTGATGTGCAGCGTACCCCGTTTCTGGGAAAAGGTATATGCCGGTGTACAGGAGAAGATCAATGAAACGACAGGATTGAAGAAGGCGCTGATGCTGGATGCCATCAAAGTCGGCAGAATCCATAATCTGGATTATCTTCGGTTGGGAAAGACCCCTCCGGTGATGAATCAACTGAAATATAAGTTCTACGAGAAGACTATTTATTCTTTGCTGAAGAAGACGATCGGTATTGAGAATGGAAATTTCTTTCCGACAGCCGGTGCAGCCGTGCCCGATGAAATCAATGAATTTGTTCATTCGGTAGGAATCAACATGGTGGTCGGCTATGGACTGACAGAATCTACGGCTACGGTATCATGTACTTTGCCGGTAGGTTATGATATCGGTTCGGTAGGTGTGGTATTGCCGGGACTGGAAGTGAAGATAGGCGAAGACAATGAAATCCTGCTCCGTGGAAAAAGTATAACCAAAGGATATTATAAAAAGGCGGAAGCTACTGCCGCTGCTATCGATGCTGACGGCTGGTTCCATACAGGCGATGCAGGTTATTTCAAGAATGGGCAGTTATTCCTGACAGAGCGCATTAAGGATTTGTTTAAGACGTCGAATGGTAAATATATTGCTCCGCAAGCATTGGAAACCAAACTGGTGATAGATCGTTATATTGACCAGATCGCTATTATCGCAGATCAGCGGAAGTTTGTTTCTGCCTTGATCGTTCCGGTGTACGGGTTTGTCAAGGACTATGCGAAGGAGAAAGGAATCGAATACAAAGATATGGCCGAACTGTTGCAGCACCCAAAGATTGTCGGTCTGTTCCGTGCACGGATAGAGACCTTGCAACAGCAATTTGCGCATTATGAACAGATCAAACGCTTCACATTACTTCCTGAACCTTTCAGCATGGAGCGTGGAGAATTGACTAATACATTGAAGTTGAAACGCTCAGTGGTTTCTGAAAACTACAAAGAACTGATTGAGAAGATGTACGAAGAATAA
- a CDS encoding M16 family metallopeptidase encodes MNKLLKLSCLSLFLALVMSSCSSQKKYSYETVPNDPLKARIYTLDNGLKVYLTVNKETPRIQTFIAVRVGGKNDPAETTGLAHYFEHLMFKGTDKYGTQDYAAEKPLLDQIEQQFEIYRQTTDEAERKAIYHTIDSLSYEASKYAIPNEYDKLMAAIGSSGSNAYTWYDQTVYQEDIPSNQIENWAKIQADRFENNVIRGFHTELEAVYEEKNMSLTRDNSKVQEAIFSSLFPKHPYGTQTVLGTQENLKNPSITNIKNYYKQWYVPNNMAICMSGDLDPDETIALIDKYFGGLKPNPELPKLNLPKEDPITAPVVKEVLGPDAESVALAWRFPGLASKDFEVLQVVSQVLYNGKAGLIDLDLNQQQKVLNSYGYPMGLADYSAFILGGLPKQGQTLEEVKDLLLNEIKKLRAGEFDEKMLQANINNFKLYELQSMESNEGRADIFVNSFINGTNWEDEVTAIDRMAKLTKEDIVAFADKYLKEDNYAVVYKKQGKDPNEKKMTKPEITPIVSNRDVASPFLTSIQESAVKPVEPVFLDFKKDMSQLTAKSDIPVLYKQNVTNDLFQLIYVFDMGNNNDKALGTAFDYLEYLGTSDMTPEELKSEFYRLACTFYVSPGNERTYVVLSGLNENMPAAMQLFEKLLADAQVNKEAYDNLVGDILKARADAKLNQGQNFSRLMNYAMYGPKSPATNLLTEAELASMNPQELVDRIHNQNNYKHRILYYGPSSSKDLLATIEQYHQVPATLKDIPAGNEYSYLETPATKVLVAPYEAKQIYMAQISNLDKKYDPAIEPTRELYNEYFGGGMNSIVFQEMCETRGLAYSAWAGIMPPSYLKYPYTIRTQIATQNDKMIDAVNTFNDIINNMPESEAAFKLAKEGLINRMRTDRIIKSDIIWTYINAQDLGQSVDPRIKLYNDVQTMTLKDIVDFQKEWVKGRTYVYCILGDKKDLDMNKLKAVGPIEELTQEQIFGY; translated from the coding sequence ATGAACAAACTCCTGAAACTTTCATGCTTATCGCTCTTCCTTGCATTAGTGATGAGCAGTTGTAGCTCACAAAAGAAGTATAGCTACGAGACAGTGCCCAATGACCCGCTGAAAGCCCGCATCTACACACTGGACAACGGATTAAAAGTTTACCTCACCGTAAACAAGGAAACTCCCCGCATTCAGACATTCATCGCCGTGCGGGTGGGCGGAAAGAACGACCCGGCAGAAACGACCGGACTGGCACACTACTTTGAACACCTGATGTTTAAAGGTACCGACAAGTATGGCACACAGGATTATGCTGCCGAAAAACCGCTATTGGACCAAATTGAACAGCAATTTGAGATATACCGCCAGACGACGGACGAAGCAGAGCGCAAAGCGATCTACCACACCATCGACAGCCTCTCTTACGAAGCATCCAAATACGCCATCCCCAACGAATATGACAAGCTGATGGCAGCTATCGGTTCCTCCGGCAGCAACGCCTACACATGGTATGACCAGACGGTCTATCAGGAAGATATCCCCTCCAACCAGATCGAGAACTGGGCAAAGATTCAGGCAGACCGCTTCGAGAATAATGTCATCCGCGGTTTCCATACAGAACTGGAAGCTGTGTACGAAGAAAAAAATATGTCTCTGACCCGGGACAACAGCAAAGTGCAGGAGGCGATCTTCTCCTCTCTCTTCCCCAAGCATCCTTATGGAACACAAACCGTATTGGGTACACAGGAGAATCTGAAGAACCCTTCCATCACCAATATCAAGAATTACTATAAACAATGGTACGTTCCCAATAATATGGCCATCTGTATGTCCGGAGATTTAGACCCGGATGAAACCATTGCCCTGATAGATAAATACTTCGGCGGCTTGAAACCGAATCCGGAACTTCCCAAACTGAATCTGCCGAAAGAAGATCCGATCACCGCACCGGTAGTTAAAGAGGTATTAGGTCCGGATGCGGAAAGCGTTGCACTGGCATGGAGATTCCCCGGATTGGCCAGCAAGGATTTCGAGGTTCTGCAAGTTGTTTCGCAAGTATTATACAATGGAAAGGCAGGACTCATCGACCTTGATCTGAACCAGCAGCAGAAGGTGCTGAACAGCTACGGTTACCCGATGGGACTGGCAGATTACTCAGCCTTCATATTGGGCGGACTTCCCAAACAGGGACAAACGCTGGAAGAAGTCAAAGACCTCTTGCTGAACGAAATAAAGAAACTTCGTGCCGGAGAGTTCGATGAGAAGATGCTGCAAGCCAATATCAACAACTTCAAGCTCTACGAGCTCCAAAGCATGGAAAGCAATGAAGGACGTGCCGACATATTCGTCAACTCATTCATTAACGGAACAAACTGGGAGGACGAAGTAACCGCCATCGACCGCATGGCTAAACTGACCAAAGAGGATATCGTGGCCTTTGCCGATAAATATCTGAAGGAGGATAATTATGCCGTTGTCTACAAGAAACAAGGCAAGGACCCGAACGAGAAGAAGATGACAAAACCGGAGATTACTCCCATCGTATCCAACCGGGATGTGGCAAGTCCTTTCCTTACCTCCATACAGGAGAGTGCAGTGAAGCCCGTCGAACCCGTATTCCTCGACTTCAAGAAAGATATGAGCCAGCTGACAGCGAAATCCGACATTCCGGTACTTTATAAGCAGAATGTCACCAACGATCTCTTCCAGCTGATCTACGTATTCGATATGGGTAACAACAACGATAAGGCTTTGGGAACAGCTTTCGACTACCTCGAATATCTGGGCACTTCCGACATGACACCGGAAGAACTGAAAAGCGAGTTCTATCGTCTGGCCTGTACTTTCTACGTTTCTCCGGGCAACGAACGCACCTACGTGGTTCTTTCCGGTCTGAATGAGAATATGCCGGCTGCCATGCAACTATTCGAGAAGTTACTGGCAGACGCACAAGTAAACAAGGAAGCTTACGACAATCTGGTCGGAGATATACTGAAAGCCCGTGCAGATGCCAAACTGAATCAAGGACAGAACTTCTCCCGCCTGATGAATTATGCGATGTACGGCCCGAAGTCTCCTGCCACCAATTTACTGACGGAAGCAGAGCTCGCCAGCATGAATCCACAGGAACTGGTTGACCGGATTCACAATCAGAACAACTACAAACATCGTATCCTGTATTATGGCCCTAGCAGCAGCAAAGACCTGCTGGCTACCATCGAACAATACCACCAGGTACCGGCTACTCTGAAAGATATTCCTGCAGGAAACGAATACTCTTATCTTGAAACTCCGGCGACCAAAGTGCTGGTAGCTCCTTATGAAGCCAAACAGATCTATATGGCGCAAATTTCCAATCTTGATAAGAAATACGATCCGGCTATAGAACCTACCCGCGAATTATATAACGAATATTTCGGCGGAGGCATGAACTCCATCGTCTTCCAGGAAATGTGTGAAACACGTGGACTGGCTTATTCCGCATGGGCGGGTATAATGCCGCCAAGCTATCTGAAGTATCCATATACGATACGTACCCAGATTGCAACTCAAAATGACAAGATGATTGATGCCGTCAATACGTTCAACGATATTATCAACAATATGCCAGAATCCGAAGCAGCCTTCAAATTGGCAAAAGAAGGATTAATCAACCGCATGCGTACCGACCGCATCATCAAAAGCGATATTATCTGGACTTATATCAATGCACAGGATTTGGGACAAAGCGTAGATCCGCGCATCAAACTCTATAATGACGTGCAGACTATGACATTGAAAGATATCGTTGATTTCCAAAAGGAATGGGTGAAAGGACGCACGTATGTGTATTGCATCTTGGGAGACAAGAAAGACCTCGATATGAATAAGCTGAAAGCAGTAGGCCCTATCGAGGAACTCACTCAGGAACAAATCTTCGGTTACTAA
- the prfB gene encoding peptide chain release factor 2 (programmed frameshift): MITIEQLKDVKERTDALRRYLDIDGKKIQVEEEQLRTQAPGFWDDQKKAEAQMKLVKDLQKWIDGYNEVKTLADELELSFDFYKEELVTEGDVDAAYAKASEAVEALELKNMLRDEADQMACVLKINSGAGGTESQDWASMLMRMYLRYAETNGYKATIANLQEGDEAGIKTCTINIEGDFAYGYLKGENGVHRLVRVSPYNAQGKRMTSFASVFVTPLVDDSIEVNILPACISWDTFRSGGAGGQNVNKVESGVRLRYQYKDPYTGEEEEILIENTETRDQPKNRENAMRQLRSILYDKELQHRMAEQAKVEAGKKKIEWGSQIRSYVFDDRRVKDHRTNYQTSDVNGVMDGKIEEFIKAYLMEFSSQES, encoded by the exons ATGATTACTATTGAACAACTTAAAGACGTGAAAGAGCGCACTGATGCGCTGAGGAGGTATCTT GACATCGACGGGAAAAAAATTCAAGTCGAAGAAGAGCAACTAAGAACGCAGGCGCCGGGATTCTGGGATGACCAGAAGAAAGCGGAAGCCCAGATGAAACTGGTGAAAGACCTGCAAAAGTGGATTGACGGCTATAATGAAGTCAAGACGCTGGCGGACGAACTGGAACTGTCGTTCGATTTTTATAAAGAGGAATTAGTGACTGAGGGAGATGTGGATGCGGCTTATGCGAAAGCCAGTGAAGCGGTAGAAGCACTCGAACTCAAGAATATGCTGCGTGATGAAGCCGACCAGATGGCCTGTGTGTTGAAAATCAACTCCGGTGCGGGTGGTACGGAAAGTCAGGACTGGGCATCTATGCTGATGCGTATGTATCTGCGCTATGCCGAAACGAACGGTTACAAGGCTACTATCGCCAACCTTCAGGAAGGGGATGAGGCAGGAATCAAAACCTGTACCATCAATATTGAAGGAGATTTCGCTTATGGTTATCTGAAAGGAGAGAACGGCGTTCACCGTCTGGTGCGTGTTTCTCCGTACAATGCGCAAGGCAAGCGCATGACATCTTTTGCTTCCGTGTTTGTCACTCCGTTGGTGGACGACAGTATCGAAGTGAATATTCTGCCTGCCTGCATTTCATGGGATACATTCCGAAGCGGCGGTGCCGGTGGTCAGAACGTAAATAAGGTGGAATCCGGCGTTCGTCTGCGTTATCAGTACAAAGACCCTTATACGGGAGAAGAAGAGGAAATCCTTATCGAGAATACCGAGACTCGTGACCAGCCGAAGAACCGTGAGAATGCAATGCGCCAGTTGCGCTCTATCTTATACGATAAAGAATTGCAGCACCGCATGGCAGAACAGGCGAAAGTGGAAGCCGGTAAGAAGAAAATCGAATGGGGATCGCAGATTCGCAGCTATGTATTCGATGACCGCCGCGTGAAAGACCATCGTACCAACTATCAGACTTCGGATGTGAACGGAGTGATGGATGGTAAAATCGAGGAATTCATCAAAGCCTATCTGATGGAATTTTCATCGCAGGAATCATAA
- a CDS encoding porin, whose product MSRITTTVALLLMATAACGQAKEDAGDGKQLDKQTMELKDYLPEIHGTIRGKYEFQTETNESRFEVRNARFSVSGNVHPIVAYKAEIDLSDEGSIKMLDAYARVFPVKDLNFTIGQMRVPFTIDAHRSPHQQYFANRSFIAKQVGNVRDVGFTGCYTQKEGLPFVLEGGLFNGSGLTNQKEWHKTLNYSIKAQLLPNKNWNLTLSTQMIKPEHTRINMYDAGIYYQNNRFHIEAEYLYKMYGHEAFKDVHAVNSFVNYDLPLKKVFNKISFLARYDMMTDHSNGLADSETGVLKINDYARHRVTGGITLSLSKAFIADLRLNFEKYFYQKSGVPKESERDKIVIEFMTRF is encoded by the coding sequence ATGAGTAGAATTACAACAACCGTCGCCCTGCTTTTGATGGCGACAGCAGCCTGCGGACAGGCTAAAGAAGATGCCGGGGATGGCAAACAGCTGGATAAGCAGACCATGGAACTGAAAGATTATTTGCCTGAAATTCATGGGACAATCCGGGGAAAATATGAGTTCCAGACAGAAACCAACGAAAGCCGTTTTGAAGTGCGGAATGCCCGCTTCAGTGTTTCGGGAAATGTACATCCGATTGTTGCCTATAAAGCGGAGATCGATTTGTCCGACGAGGGTTCCATCAAGATGCTTGATGCGTATGCCCGTGTATTTCCTGTCAAGGACCTGAATTTTACGATTGGTCAGATGCGTGTACCTTTCACGATTGACGCCCATCGTTCTCCCCATCAGCAGTATTTTGCCAATCGTTCGTTTATAGCCAAGCAGGTGGGCAATGTGCGTGATGTCGGCTTCACCGGTTGTTATACACAAAAAGAAGGTCTTCCTTTTGTCCTTGAAGGTGGATTGTTTAACGGCTCCGGTCTGACTAATCAGAAGGAATGGCATAAGACCTTGAATTATTCGATAAAAGCACAGTTGCTGCCTAATAAAAATTGGAATCTCACTTTGAGCACTCAAATGATAAAGCCGGAACATACCCGTATTAATATGTATGATGCCGGCATCTACTATCAGAATAATCGTTTTCATATCGAAGCGGAGTATTTATATAAAATGTATGGACACGAAGCGTTTAAGGACGTTCATGCGGTCAATAGCTTTGTGAATTATGATTTGCCGTTGAAAAAAGTATTCAATAAGATTTCTTTTCTGGCCCGTTATGATATGATGACTGACCACAGTAATGGGCTGGCGGACAGTGAGACAGGTGTTTTGAAGATAAACGACTATGCCCGTCATCGTGTGACAGGCGGCATCACGCTGAGCCTTTCCAAAGCCTTTATTGCTGATCTTCGTCTCAACTTTGAGAAGTATTTCTATCAGAAGTCCGGAGTTCCCAAAGAGTCGGAGCGTGATAAAATCGTTATTGAGTTTATGACGAGATTTTGA
- a CDS encoding CYTH domain-containing protein gives MAQEIERKFLVSGDFKSFAFAQSRIMQGYICSARGRTVRVRIRDDKGYLTIKGASNESGTSRYEWEKELPLSEAEELMKLCEPGMIDKTRYLVRSGNHIFEVDEFYGENEGLIVAEVELGTEDEAFVKPGFIGEEVTGDVRYYNSHLMKKPYKMW, from the coding sequence ATGGCACAAGAAATAGAACGTAAATTTTTAGTTTCCGGTGATTTTAAATCCTTTGCATTTGCGCAGAGCCGGATTATGCAGGGATATATTTGCAGCGCCCGTGGTCGGACGGTGCGGGTTCGTATTCGTGACGATAAAGGTTATCTCACTATCAAAGGTGCTTCCAACGAATCGGGTACCAGTCGCTATGAGTGGGAAAAGGAACTTCCCTTGTCCGAAGCGGAAGAACTGATGAAACTTTGCGAACCGGGAATGATTGATAAGACCCGTTATCTGGTACGTAGTGGCAATCATATCTTCGAGGTTGACGAGTTCTACGGTGAGAATGAAGGACTTATTGTAGCTGAAGTAGAGCTGGGCACAGAAGATGAGGCGTTTGTCAAGCCCGGGTTTATTGGCGAAGAAGTGACCGGGGATGTACGCTACTATAACTCTCACCTGATGAAAAAACCGTATAAAATGTGGTGA
- a CDS encoding MgtC/SapB family protein gives MEQLYNYLPRELITFVLVTLFSLLIGLSQRRISLKREGETTLFGTDRTFTFIGILGYLLYILDPTDMRLFMGGGAVLGLLLGLNYYVKQSQFHVFGVTTIIIALITYCLAPIVSTQPSWFYVMVIVTVLLLTELKHTFTEFAQRMKNDEMITLAKFLAISGIILPMLPHKNLIPDINLTPYSIWLATVVVSGISYLSYLLKRYVFHESGVLVSGIIGGLYSSTATISVLARKSRKASEQEANEYVAAMLLAVSMMFLRFMILILIFSREIFTSIYPYLLIMSVVAAVVAWFIHSRHRRSKDMADESEDEDSSNPLEFKVALIFATLFVVFTVLTHYTLVYAGTGGLNLLSFVSGLSDITPFILNLLQNTGSVAVLVVVACSMQAIISNILVNMFYALFFAGKGSKLRPWILGGFGTVIGVNLVLLLFFYL, from the coding sequence ATGGAACAGTTGTACAATTATCTACCGAGGGAACTGATAACTTTCGTTCTGGTTACTTTATTTTCTTTACTTATCGGACTGTCGCAACGACGGATCAGTCTGAAGCGTGAAGGGGAAACAACTCTCTTCGGGACTGACCGTACATTTACTTTCATTGGTATTCTAGGCTATTTGCTTTATATACTCGATCCTACGGATATGCGTCTGTTTATGGGTGGTGGCGCTGTACTCGGTTTATTGCTGGGCTTGAACTATTACGTCAAGCAGTCTCAATTCCATGTCTTTGGTGTAACGACCATTATTATTGCGCTGATTACTTATTGTCTGGCTCCTATTGTGTCTACCCAGCCTTCCTGGTTTTATGTGATGGTGATTGTGACGGTGCTTTTATTGACAGAGCTTAAACACACCTTTACGGAGTTTGCCCAGCGGATGAAGAACGATGAGATGATTACGCTGGCAAAGTTCTTGGCTATCAGTGGTATCATATTGCCTATGTTACCGCACAAGAACCTGATTCCGGATATTAATCTCACTCCTTATTCTATTTGGCTGGCGACGGTTGTTGTCTCCGGTATCTCATATTTGTCTTACTTGCTGAAACGCTATGTGTTTCATGAATCGGGAGTATTGGTTTCCGGCATTATCGGTGGATTGTATAGTAGTACTGCCACAATTTCGGTATTGGCCCGTAAAAGCAGAAAGGCTTCCGAGCAGGAGGCGAACGAATATGTAGCTGCTATGCTGCTTGCGGTCAGCATGATGTTTCTGCGTTTTATGATATTGATTCTGATCTTTAGCAGGGAGATATTTACATCTATCTATCCTTATCTTTTGATTATGTCTGTGGTAGCTGCCGTTGTTGCGTGGTTTATCCATTCCCGTCATCGACGCTCCAAGGATATGGCCGATGAGTCGGAAGATGAGGACAGCAGTAACCCGCTCGAATTTAAAGTTGCTCTGATTTTTGCCACTCTCTTCGTTGTGTTTACAGTGCTGACACACTATACTTTGGTTTATGCGGGTACAGGCGGATTGAATCTGCTTTCTTTTGTATCCGGACTTAGTGACATTACTCCTTTTATCTTGAACCTTTTGCAGAATACAGGGAGCGTAGCTGTACTGGTTGTTGTGGCTTGCAGTATGCAGGCTATTATCAGTAATATTCTGGTGAATATGTTTTATGCTTTGTTTTTTGCAGGGAAAGGTAGTAAGTTACGTCCCTGGATTTTGGGAGGATTCGGGACGGTGATCGGGGTAAATCTTGTGTTGCTTCTGTTCTTCTATTTGTAG
- a CDS encoding helix-turn-helix domain-containing protein encodes MSLLYNFDVERPEELLAILAQNLQKRRLEKGLSREALTELSGVPTPTIAKFEQKHTISLASYVALAKALGYSKAIKELLSEPLFSTMEELEMINKNKNRKKGRNEISK; translated from the coding sequence ATGTCTTTACTTTATAATTTTGATGTAGAGAGACCCGAAGAGTTGCTGGCAATTCTGGCTCAGAATCTGCAGAAACGCAGACTTGAGAAAGGACTTTCCCGAGAAGCTCTTACCGAACTTAGCGGAGTTCCGACGCCTACTATTGCCAAGTTTGAACAAAAGCATACTATTTCATTGGCATCCTATGTAGCATTAGCAAAAGCACTGGGTTACTCTAAAGCTATCAAGGAACTTTTATCTGAACCGCTGTTTAGTACAATGGAGGAGTTGGAAATGATTAATAAGAATAAAAACAGAAAGAAGGGGCGTAATGAAATCAGTAAATAA